One uncultured Caproiciproducens sp. DNA segment encodes these proteins:
- a CDS encoding metalloregulator ArsR/SmtB family transcription factor codes for MENKYENDAIVFKALCDPNRLMIIEMLQSGEKCACKLLEDLNIVQSTLSHHMKILCESGFVDSRRDGKWMHYSLNQKGFEQATILLAEYAKTNY; via the coding sequence TTGGAAAATAAATATGAGAATGATGCAATTGTGTTTAAAGCACTCTGCGATCCAAACCGATTGATGATTATTGAAATGCTGCAAAGTGGAGAAAAATGCGCATGTAAACTATTGGAAGACCTAAATATAGTACAATCCACATTATCGCACCATATGAAAATATTATGCGAATCTGGATTTGTTGATAGTCGCCGTGATGGAAAATGGATGCACTACTCACTAAATCAAAAAGGTTTTGAACAAGCAACAATTTTGTTAGCGGAATATGCAAAGACTAACTATTAA
- a CDS encoding YibE/F family protein — protein MWKKMTHYQRAAIGLFLFLVVFAGALIVFNAQIHRVPLRPNGSTQFTKATVMKVISSNIGQDENGEMQGNQVVQLKITSGPYQGKVCEAQSPHANHAGAYCVPGLKVVALVNLSSNGELVASVYNYDRGGVLWILIGLFFLILCAIGGKKGMTSSAALVFTFLCIMFLYIPMMYVGVSPFLAASLTSVLVTIVTMLLIGGWSVKSFCSILGTAAGILAAGLTAQIFGYFGHISGLNVKEIETLAYISQNSRLDVSGILYSGILISSLGAIIDVSMSVASTIAEIHETNPTATAKQLFQSGIHVGKDMMGTMSTTLILAYAGSAINTLVILYSYSMPYLQFMNEYEIGIEILSGISGSIGVILAVPFVSAVSSLWMTKTGIKFTQYFRK, from the coding sequence TTGTGGAAGAAAATGACACACTACCAGCGTGCGGCAATAGGATTGTTTTTATTTCTGGTTGTCTTTGCCGGAGCGTTGATTGTGTTTAACGCTCAGATTCACCGTGTACCACTTCGCCCCAATGGGAGCACCCAATTTACTAAGGCAACGGTTATGAAAGTGATCAGCAGCAATATCGGGCAGGATGAAAATGGGGAAATGCAGGGAAATCAGGTTGTCCAATTGAAAATCACTTCCGGTCCTTATCAAGGTAAGGTATGCGAAGCGCAAAGTCCTCATGCCAATCATGCAGGGGCTTACTGTGTACCGGGGCTAAAAGTGGTTGCACTAGTTAATCTTTCCTCGAATGGTGAATTGGTGGCAAGTGTTTATAATTATGACAGAGGGGGTGTTTTATGGATACTGATCGGGCTGTTTTTCCTGATTCTGTGCGCGATTGGAGGAAAGAAAGGGATGACTTCCTCTGCCGCTCTAGTGTTTACTTTTCTATGCATCATGTTTTTATACATACCGATGATGTATGTCGGGGTATCGCCTTTCTTGGCGGCTTCGCTTACGTCCGTCCTGGTGACGATTGTGACGATGCTACTGATCGGCGGCTGGTCGGTGAAGTCATTTTGCTCGATTCTTGGAACAGCGGCGGGGATTCTGGCAGCAGGTCTCACGGCACAGATTTTTGGGTACTTCGGCCATATTTCCGGACTGAATGTCAAAGAGATTGAAACCCTCGCTTATATCAGTCAGAACAGCCGGCTGGATGTAAGCGGGATTCTATATTCGGGTATTTTGATTTCCTCTTTGGGGGCGATTATTGATGTAAGCATGTCCGTTGCTTCAACGATAGCCGAAATTCACGAAACAAATCCTACCGCTACAGCAAAACAGCTGTTCCAATCAGGAATTCATGTTGGTAAGGACATGATGGGTACCATGTCCACGACGCTTATTTTGGCATATGCTGGCAGTGCTATTAATACGCTAGTTATTCTGTATTCCTACAGCATGCCCTACCTTCAATTTATGAATGAATATGAAATCGGTATCGAAATATTAAGCGGCATTTCCGGTTCCATTGGGGTAATCCTAGCAGTCCCATTTGTATCGGCTGTTTCATCCTTATGGATGACAAAAACAGGTATAAAATTTACACAATATTTTAGAAAATGA
- a CDS encoding permease, whose translation MKAILKRYRAFIITAAAIGILTIINSQIGFKALGISAYSFKEMLLVIPPVFILLGLLDVWIPRETMIKYMGEESGLKGIVLAIILGSAAAGPLYGAFPVAAVFMKKGVKFSNILIFIGAWSTTKIPMFLFETASLGAKFAFTRLAVDIPGIIIMAYILSKLVSKDEVKEIYANAENAAK comes from the coding sequence ATGAAAGCAATTTTAAAAAGATACAGAGCGTTTATCATTACAGCAGCAGCAATCGGCATTCTTACAATTATTAATAGCCAAATCGGGTTCAAGGCTTTGGGTATTTCGGCGTATTCTTTTAAAGAAATGCTTCTCGTGATCCCGCCCGTCTTTATCCTGCTTGGCCTCTTAGATGTATGGATCCCGCGGGAAACCATGATCAAATATATGGGAGAAGAATCAGGGTTAAAAGGCATTGTTCTTGCGATTATATTGGGATCAGCAGCGGCAGGCCCGCTTTACGGAGCGTTTCCGGTGGCGGCAGTCTTCATGAAAAAGGGGGTAAAGTTCAGCAATATACTTATTTTTATCGGTGCGTGGTCAACCACGAAAATCCCCATGTTTCTGTTTGAAACGGCATCACTTGGCGCGAAGTTTGCTTTTACAAGGCTGGCTGTAGATATCCCGGGAATCATTATAATGGCCTATATTTTATCAAAGCTAGTGTCAAAAGATGAAGTGAAAGAAATCTATGCCAATGCTGAAAATGCCGCTAAGTGA
- a CDS encoding permease — translation MFIFEWLNDQLLKMQWLSDLTKLLVQNVFGLDVNEKLGGSIHFFIYDTVKIFILLSVLIFIISYIQSFFPPERTKKILGHFHGIWANILGALLGTVTPFCSCSSIPLFIGFTNAGLPLGVTFSFLISSPLVDLASLLLIASIFNWKIAIAYVIVGVVLAVVSGTIIEKSKLEKYVESFVFSNKVMDIEQTELTRRDRIEFSKDQVLGIVKKVWLYVLVGVGIGAAIHNWIPQDIITAVLGQDKPFSVLLATVVGIPMYADIFGTLPIAEALVSKGVGLGTVLSFMMAVTALSLPSIIMLKKVVKPKLLAIFISIVTVGIIIIGYAFNAFGYFLM, via the coding sequence ATGTTTATATTTGAATGGCTCAATGACCAATTGCTCAAAATGCAGTGGTTATCGGATTTAACCAAACTCCTGGTCCAGAATGTTTTCGGACTAGATGTGAACGAAAAACTTGGCGGCAGCATCCACTTTTTTATTTATGACACCGTTAAGATCTTCATTCTTTTATCAGTACTAATCTTCATCATTTCCTACATTCAAAGTTTTTTTCCGCCGGAGCGCACGAAAAAGATACTGGGTCATTTCCATGGAATCTGGGCAAATATTTTGGGAGCACTGCTAGGAACGGTGACGCCGTTTTGTTCTTGTTCTTCCATTCCGTTGTTTATCGGATTTACCAACGCAGGGCTGCCACTTGGCGTGACTTTTTCATTCCTGATTTCGTCCCCTCTTGTGGATTTGGCTTCCCTTCTTCTGATTGCAAGTATTTTTAATTGGAAGATTGCAATTGCTTATGTGATTGTGGGTGTTGTGCTTGCGGTTGTATCCGGCACCATCATAGAGAAATCTAAACTTGAAAAATATGTGGAATCGTTTGTTTTCAGCAATAAGGTAATGGACATTGAGCAAACAGAACTTACCCGGCGTGACCGGATAGAATTTTCGAAAGATCAAGTACTTGGCATTGTTAAAAAAGTTTGGCTGTACGTGCTGGTTGGAGTAGGAATCGGGGCGGCAATCCACAACTGGATTCCGCAGGACATTATAACGGCTGTTCTTGGGCAGGATAAACCATTCTCGGTGCTTCTTGCAACAGTTGTCGGTATACCAATGTACGCTGATATTTTTGGAACGCTGCCGATTGCCGAAGCCCTCGTTTCAAAAGGTGTGGGGTTAGGCACTGTTCTGTCCTTTATGATGGCAGTAACGGCCCTCTCTCTTCCCTCAATCATCATGCTGAAAAAAGTGGTAAAACCAAAGCTTCTGGCCATTTTTATAAGCATTGTCACTGTCGGCATTATTATCATCGGATATGCCTTTAACGCGTTTGGTTATTTTTTGATGTAG
- a CDS encoding lactate utilization protein, translating into MEYSQIRQNFERHGFTTQFFSTKEAACCYLADTLQNQTIGFGGSETLKEMGLFEVLQQNNVVIWHNKTPGLAVRKLANCADTYITSANAITETGEILNIDGTGNRVAMTAFGPQSCYYIIGKNKITSTISEAYSRCKNVAAPLNARRVGAKTPCAVKGDKCYDCNSPDRICRIISVIERVPLGMKCEIIFVDQELGF; encoded by the coding sequence ATGGAATATTCGCAGATAAGGCAAAACTTCGAGCGGCATGGATTTACAACACAGTTTTTTTCAACAAAAGAAGCCGCTTGCTGTTATCTCGCTGATACTTTACAAAATCAAACTATTGGATTTGGTGGAAGTGAGACTTTAAAAGAAATGGGCTTGTTTGAGGTTCTACAACAAAATAATGTCGTTATATGGCACAATAAAACTCCAGGTTTGGCAGTGCGAAAACTTGCAAATTGTGCAGATACTTATATAACGAGTGCGAATGCAATAACGGAGACAGGAGAGATTTTAAATATTGATGGAACAGGAAATCGTGTTGCAATGACTGCCTTTGGTCCTCAATCCTGTTACTATATTATAGGAAAAAATAAAATCACTTCCACTATTAGCGAGGCTTATTCACGATGTAAAAATGTAGCTGCTCCATTGAATGCTAGACGAGTGGGAGCTAAAACGCCATGTGCAGTCAAGGGAGATAAATGTTATGATTGCAATAGTCCTGACCGAATTTGTCGCATTATCTCGGTGATTGAACGAGTACCGCTGGGTATGAAGTGTGAAATTATCTTTGTGGATCAGGAGTTAGGATTTTAA
- the lpdA gene encoding dihydrolipoyl dehydrogenase — protein MKEISADIGILGGGPAGYVAAIRAAQLGAEVVLIEEKELGGVCLNIGCIPTKALLKTAKTATVIKRSKEFGIKSRMDSINWDVAVNRKDRVVKSLNSGLEQLLGARGVTVLKGKGTVLSDKKFLVQTDEEEIQINCEKMILTTGAVPLLPNIKGIDLNGVITSNEALSLDVLPESIVIIGAGVIGLEFAAMLHSSGVKVTIIELQDRILPNEDSEIATELLKIMKRQGVSFKLSASVVEIQQTEDGLAVTYTVGEKVSIQSCEKVLVAVGRKLNSDAFQNLSLHIEKGAVIVDANMETNIKGIYAAGDLVGGKLLAHLAFMEGKVAAENALGISSKVNYSAVPACIYTNPEIASVGMTEEEAKQTGMAVKVGRFNFRNNGRALTLGEREGFVKVVADQNNTIIGGQILGANASEMISELTLAITLKAKANDLADMIHPHPSLGEAIWEACGDLLGRAIHKL, from the coding sequence ATGAAGGAAATATCTGCTGATATAGGCATCCTCGGCGGAGGCCCTGCCGGGTATGTTGCGGCGATCAGAGCCGCACAGCTTGGCGCAGAGGTGGTTCTTATCGAGGAAAAGGAATTAGGTGGTGTATGCCTCAATATCGGGTGTATTCCGACAAAGGCACTGCTGAAAACTGCCAAAACAGCCACAGTCATTAAAAGGTCAAAGGAATTCGGTATAAAAAGCCGTATGGATAGTATCAACTGGGATGTTGCGGTTAACCGGAAAGATCGTGTGGTCAAAAGCCTCAACTCCGGGCTGGAACAGCTGCTTGGTGCAAGGGGAGTGACTGTACTAAAAGGAAAGGGCACGGTGCTATCCGATAAAAAGTTTCTTGTTCAAACAGATGAAGAAGAAATACAAATAAATTGTGAAAAAATGATTTTAACCACAGGTGCAGTTCCGCTGCTACCAAATATTAAAGGAATTGATTTAAATGGTGTTATCACAAGCAACGAAGCATTGAGTTTGGATGTACTTCCCGAAAGCATCGTTATTATCGGTGCAGGGGTTATCGGACTTGAATTTGCCGCAATGCTTCATTCTTCTGGAGTGAAAGTGACAATTATTGAGTTGCAGGACAGGATACTACCCAATGAAGATAGTGAAATTGCCACCGAACTACTGAAAATCATGAAGCGTCAGGGCGTTTCCTTCAAACTGTCCGCATCGGTAGTCGAAATACAACAGACAGAGGATGGCCTTGCCGTGACCTACACTGTAGGCGAAAAAGTGTCTATTCAATCCTGTGAGAAGGTTTTGGTTGCGGTAGGCAGAAAACTGAATTCGGACGCGTTCCAAAACTTGTCCCTGCACATTGAAAAAGGTGCGGTTATTGTAGATGCGAACATGGAAACGAATATCAAAGGGATCTATGCTGCCGGAGACCTTGTGGGAGGCAAGCTGCTTGCCCATCTCGCCTTCATGGAGGGAAAAGTCGCTGCTGAAAATGCTTTGGGAATCAGCAGCAAAGTCAATTATAGCGCCGTTCCTGCATGCATTTACACGAACCCTGAAATAGCATCGGTTGGTATGACGGAGGAAGAGGCAAAACAAACAGGCATGGCGGTGAAGGTAGGCAGATTTAACTTTAGAAACAATGGCCGTGCCTTAACCTTGGGCGAGCGTGAAGGCTTTGTCAAGGTGGTCGCCGATCAGAATAATACCATCATCGGCGGACAAATATTGGGTGCGAATGCATCCGAAATGATTTCAGAGCTTACACTCGCAATTACGTTAAAGGCAAAAGCGAATGACCTTGCCGATATGATCCATCCCCACCCTTCTCTCGGTGAAGCAATTTGGGAAGCCTGCGGAGATCTGTTGGGCAGAGCCATTCATAAACTATAA
- a CDS encoding lamin tail domain-containing protein, producing the protein MMRISKSILAFVLAASLVMSSLSAYAQQTGQQSEDPNQDSGYARTYQDSGNVSTDSPLIITEIVADGPANSRFTYVEVFNNSDATINFKDYQYDYRNPGARMLLYTTGGQNVEIESGKTLILWHSNRAASTGMGNSVADFNKYYGVNLVENKDIVRVSSSGITNNIRRGFLIGKDDDSVISEAWCNVCGADLPTYNPDKLGVQYAYSGGRMSEKGSISKATPGSVEPSQVPVEKVNIPDTDTMPTINSVSAQDSIKNDGLEVQADISIPDGTTAGALQANLFYRQKNSEVNYDYSEYTSKYIKVPMEPDSNGGFHVTVDRSKLWGSEAEWYVKASYGKDDFSESDHKTVTIEEPDNVADDKAAPLIVTEISSKAESKYTYIEIYNRTDNDIYLPFYKIFDDYNYPYQTAAQYGTTFTITSPKAFVKSGKTMVLWLDNTGTPIDDFNQHYGTSLVENEDIVKINSASLPPTAPRWIRIGTTEDDAFIVAGFNENTNQYCDDDTSLQYSYPKSEENIAIPAAIGDITPGSVESWQVPSNLIPFAGYPDYPEDDGKDPTLQLSDGWTVPETINEGNQLYVMYDVDYILDAASTERYAAIVRDQGEPMRPFLIGTTINYQLDGTGEWQHIDEKKQARLGKFAAQIPSDILFGHDSVKFNVQAYTLYGICQTETKEVKINSLNDVSGVRLNVGDGSVLSGETTITANDGSKNADTKILVDGKQVSTAPMLENGAYFSVQCGGLNNYFKNALTAPYKNDEHDVITFFSPWCELPSSRVVRIDNKYLTHENGKYKLKLTLWAGGSGTPFAELYSEVADENHEDYTISNVQLRLENGKNYLPVKIEPDNSKTNTSTNLAAVHTIGDSSGMVPNMDMYFEIPDSDVTAVGVTVDTAQLSDGFHTITATADGKTASAKVKVDNTAPTIQAGIEEKSTHYQPFTLLPEIEDSSKISQETVTLDGNELSIPASIIPSDLTPGEHTIQIIAVDEGNNIATKEIKFVAGATDASTLAPGQNNITANSASLFVNVGNTQSNTAFLQGKSLTMKNGGITVASSENGEPSTLNLGGDRSVTVSAPYGTIPYELFTVNTGAVGEEDDVAVHWKGKASNTDANHTTSLYILNTSNNQWEKAGIEKDGGIETSFPAKDHTSNGKAVLLVQCLTNGTTPEINSDEKAVTETASAGSEWDGSSVPENYDFSFAWETDTQYYSESFPYHYDQMNQWIVDNRKNLDIRYVMHTGDLVDDVDMTGEWVNADHSMNIFDKAGMPYGVLGGNHDVFAGAEGYGNYWKYFGEDRFKDQPYYGGSYKNNLGHYDLLTENGQDFIILYMSWDVYTNEIEWMNQVLAQYSDRKAIIALHRYTNVAAADNLLDYTGKLVQKEVVAKNKSVIAVLNGHYHGASIQTDSFDDNNDGTPDRTVYQICTDYQSDPEGGSEYIKFLYFDLKNNKIYINSYSPYRQDYNYFDTPRLSSYGPGTKAVNMDVAELDVDFNTQTKTLQTDSCTVDVRTSKTIGSPKTGTGMILQSWTELNTGTTYGWYAKVSKDNGEVLYTPIMTFTTSGSSGGGKDHSKPEPSPVMAPPSTTVPPAVSSGLSLTKNTAVQPGSRLLFTFTCEKKPDAVVSGNGRLVSVNAPVTEWDPVTKIVTYSLSCLASPLETGNEAGIYVTIDGAVTKIGTVQVSSDHPFTSDTKQDIALKPGGSYTFKISNLKGTEYTFQTGDGESLQTSQIQGNYPSQDGSYLCKVTARKKGSFGVYAKVGGVSYKLFTIKVG; encoded by the coding sequence ATGATGCGAATTAGTAAATCAATATTAGCGTTTGTACTGGCTGCTTCTTTGGTGATGTCATCGCTTTCTGCGTATGCGCAACAGACAGGGCAACAAAGTGAAGATCCTAATCAGGATAGCGGGTATGCGCGAACGTATCAAGACAGCGGAAATGTATCGACCGATTCCCCGTTGATTATAACGGAGATTGTCGCGGATGGTCCGGCAAATTCTAGGTTTACCTATGTCGAGGTTTTCAACAATTCGGATGCTACGATCAATTTTAAAGACTATCAATATGATTATAGGAATCCCGGAGCTAGGATGTTGTTATATACAACGGGCGGTCAGAATGTTGAAATCGAATCCGGCAAAACACTCATCTTATGGCATAGCAACAGAGCTGCTTCTACTGGGATGGGAAATTCAGTAGCCGATTTTAATAAATATTATGGCGTAAATCTTGTGGAGAATAAGGATATTGTACGCGTCAGCAGCAGCGGTATCACTAACAACATAAGGCGCGGGTTCCTAATTGGCAAGGATGACGATTCCGTCATCTCAGAGGCCTGGTGCAATGTTTGCGGCGCCGATCTTCCAACATACAACCCGGATAAGCTGGGAGTCCAATATGCGTATTCGGGCGGGCGTATGTCGGAAAAGGGTTCGATATCCAAAGCGACTCCCGGCAGCGTGGAACCTTCTCAGGTTCCGGTAGAAAAGGTCAATATACCGGATACGGATACAATGCCGACTATAAACAGCGTGTCGGCGCAGGACAGCATAAAGAATGACGGGTTAGAGGTGCAGGCCGACATTTCAATTCCCGATGGGACCACAGCCGGAGCCTTACAGGCGAATCTGTTTTACCGTCAAAAAAACAGCGAGGTCAACTATGATTATTCCGAATATACGTCAAAGTACATAAAAGTTCCCATGGAGCCGGATTCCAACGGTGGGTTTCATGTCACCGTCGACCGAAGCAAACTTTGGGGCAGCGAGGCCGAATGGTATGTTAAAGCGAGCTATGGGAAGGATGATTTCTCTGAAAGCGATCATAAGACCGTTACGATAGAAGAACCGGACAATGTGGCGGACGACAAAGCAGCACCATTAATTGTTACGGAGATCAGTTCCAAGGCCGAATCGAAGTATACCTATATTGAGATTTATAACCGAACCGACAATGATATTTACCTGCCCTTTTACAAAATATTTGATGACTATAATTATCCATACCAGACGGCGGCACAGTATGGGACAACGTTTACGATCACCAGTCCCAAGGCGTTTGTAAAGTCCGGTAAAACCATGGTGCTGTGGTTGGACAACACCGGTACGCCCATAGACGATTTTAACCAACACTATGGAACCAGTCTTGTGGAAAATGAGGACATCGTTAAGATTAACAGCGCAAGCTTGCCTCCTACTGCACCACGATGGATTCGCATTGGAACCACGGAGGATGACGCGTTTATCGTGGCGGGGTTTAACGAAAATACCAATCAATACTGCGATGATGATACCTCCCTTCAGTATTCTTATCCCAAATCGGAAGAAAATATAGCGATTCCTGCCGCAATCGGCGACATAACGCCCGGGAGTGTGGAGTCCTGGCAGGTTCCGTCGAATCTGATTCCGTTTGCGGGATACCCGGATTATCCGGAAGACGACGGGAAAGATCCGACGCTTCAGCTTTCGGATGGCTGGACCGTGCCTGAAACCATCAATGAAGGCAACCAGCTTTACGTCATGTATGATGTGGACTACATTTTAGACGCAGCATCCACCGAGCGCTACGCCGCCATCGTGAGGGATCAGGGAGAACCCATGCGCCCATTTCTGATCGGCACGACCATCAACTATCAGCTGGACGGAACAGGGGAATGGCAGCACATCGACGAAAAGAAGCAGGCGCGGCTAGGGAAATTTGCCGCCCAGATTCCCTCGGATATTTTGTTCGGGCATGATTCCGTCAAGTTCAATGTTCAGGCCTACACCCTTTACGGAATTTGCCAGACGGAAACGAAAGAAGTAAAGATCAACAGTTTGAATGATGTTAGCGGCGTGCGTCTGAACGTCGGTGACGGAAGTGTCCTTTCAGGAGAAACCACAATCACAGCGAACGACGGTTCCAAAAACGCTGACACAAAGATTCTGGTGGACGGCAAACAGGTTTCCACTGCGCCAATGCTGGAAAACGGAGCGTATTTTTCCGTTCAGTGCGGCGGCCTGAACAACTACTTTAAGAACGCTTTGACGGCGCCTTATAAAAATGACGAACACGACGTTATCACATTCTTTTCTCCCTGGTGTGAACTGCCTTCTTCCCGTGTGGTGAGAATCGACAATAAGTATTTGACCCACGAGAACGGAAAGTACAAACTGAAGCTGACGCTATGGGCGGGCGGCAGCGGGACGCCTTTTGCCGAACTCTACTCTGAGGTCGCTGATGAAAACCATGAAGATTACACAATATCCAATGTACAGCTCCGCCTTGAAAATGGTAAAAACTATTTACCTGTCAAGATCGAGCCGGACAATAGTAAGACCAACACTAGCACTAACCTGGCAGCGGTTCATACTATCGGCGACAGCAGCGGAATGGTTCCTAACATGGATATGTATTTTGAAATACCGGATTCGGATGTCACTGCCGTTGGTGTTACGGTGGATACGGCTCAGCTTTCCGACGGCTTTCATACCATTACGGCGACCGCGGATGGAAAAACCGCAAGTGCCAAAGTGAAGGTAGACAATACAGCCCCAACTATTCAAGCTGGAATAGAGGAAAAATCCACTCACTACCAGCCGTTTACTCTTTTGCCCGAAATTGAGGACAGCAGCAAGATCAGTCAGGAAACGGTGACGCTCGACGGCAATGAACTCAGCATTCCGGCCAGCATCATTCCGTCAGACCTTACCCCCGGCGAACATACCATCCAAATTATTGCGGTGGATGAAGGGAACAATATTGCGACAAAAGAGATCAAATTTGTTGCAGGCGCCACAGATGCAAGTACTCTGGCACCGGGCCAAAACAATATTACCGCGAATTCGGCCTCTCTTTTCGTTAACGTGGGCAATACACAGTCGAATACTGCCTTCCTGCAAGGGAAATCACTAACGATGAAAAACGGCGGTATTACGGTAGCGAGCAGTGAAAACGGAGAACCCTCCACCTTGAACTTGGGAGGAGACCGTTCGGTAACAGTCAGCGCGCCTTATGGGACGATTCCTTATGAGTTGTTTACAGTCAACACCGGTGCGGTCGGGGAGGAGGACGATGTTGCGGTCCACTGGAAAGGGAAAGCCAGCAATACCGATGCAAACCACACCACTTCCCTGTATATACTGAATACTTCCAACAATCAGTGGGAAAAGGCGGGCATTGAAAAAGACGGAGGAATCGAAACTTCTTTTCCGGCTAAAGACCATACATCAAACGGAAAAGCGGTGCTCCTGGTACAGTGCCTCACCAACGGAACGACGCCGGAAATCAACTCGGATGAAAAAGCTGTAACGGAAACCGCATCGGCAGGTTCTGAATGGGATGGCAGCAGCGTGCCGGAAAACTACGATTTTTCATTCGCATGGGAAACGGATACGCAGTATTATTCCGAAAGTTTTCCTTACCATTACGATCAAATGAATCAATGGATTGTGGATAACCGCAAAAATTTGGATATCCGATATGTGATGCATACGGGCGACCTGGTGGACGATGTGGATATGACCGGAGAGTGGGTTAATGCCGACCATTCCATGAACATTTTTGATAAAGCCGGTATGCCGTACGGCGTGCTGGGCGGCAATCACGATGTTTTTGCAGGAGCCGAAGGATATGGAAACTATTGGAAGTATTTTGGCGAAGACCGTTTTAAAGATCAGCCATATTATGGAGGTTCCTATAAAAACAATCTGGGACATTACGACTTGCTGACGGAAAACGGACAGGATTTTATCATCCTTTATATGAGCTGGGATGTTTACACCAACGAGATCGAATGGATGAATCAGGTCCTTGCCCAATATTCGGACCGCAAGGCAATCATCGCCCTGCATCGCTACACCAATGTGGCAGCGGCAGATAATTTGCTGGATTATACCGGAAAGCTGGTTCAGAAGGAAGTCGTCGCAAAAAATAAAAGTGTTATTGCGGTCTTGAACGGTCATTACCACGGAGCGTCCATTCAGACTGATTCCTTTGATGATAATAACGACGGAACACCGGACCGCACGGTCTATCAAATCTGCACGGATTACCAGTCTGATCCGGAGGGCGGTTCCGAATATATTAAGTTTTTGTATTTTGATTTGAAGAATAATAAAATTTATATCAATTCGTATTCTCCTTATCGTCAGGATTATAACTATTTTGATACGCCGCGTCTTTCTTCGTACGGACCTGGAACGAAAGCGGTGAACATGGATGTCGCAGAACTGGACGTTGATTTCAACACTCAGACAAAGACACTGCAGACAGATAGCTGCACAGTCGATGTGAGGACATCCAAGACAATCGGAAGCCCCAAAACGGGAACCGGTATGATTCTGCAGAGCTGGACAGAGTTGAACACCGGCACTACATACGGTTGGTATGCCAAGGTTTCCAAAGATAACGGTGAAGTTCTTTATACACCGATCATGACGTTTACCACTTCCGGCAGCAGTGGCGGAGGTAAAGATCATAGCAAACCAGAGCCTTCTCCCGTGATGGCTCCGCCTTCCACAACAGTTCCGCCCGCCGTGTCTTCGGGTTTGAGTTTAACGAAAAATACCGCGGTACAGCCGGGCTCAAGATTGCTGTTCACCTTCACCTGCGAAAAGAAACCGGACGCGGTTGTCAGCGGTAACGGACGCCTTGTCAGCGTTAACGCACCCGTGACAGAATGGGACCCAGTGACAAAAATAGTTACTTATTCCCTATCCTGTTTGGCTTCCCCTCTGGAAACGGGAAATGAGGCGGGAATTTATGTCACGATTGACGGGGCTGTTACTAAGATCGGTACGGTTCAGGTTAGTTCGGACCATCCGTTTACCAGCGATACAAAACAAGATATAGCCTTGAAGCCGGGTGGCAGCTACACATTTAAAATCTCCAATTTGAAAGGTACGGAATACACGTTCCAGACTGGTGACGGTGAATCGCTCCAGACCTCTCAGATACAGGGTAATTACCCATCACAAGATGGCAGTTACTTATGCAAAGTCACAGCGAGGAAAAAAGGCTCCTTTGGGGTTTACGCAAAAGTCGGAGGAGTATCTTACAAACTTTTCACAATAAAAGTCGGTTAA
- a CDS encoding permease encodes MDTYILYGVTILLLALSFLKDKKKTKRSLKKAWKAFENILPEFLVVILFVGVLLAVLNTEVISKIIGAGSGWLGVVLAAVIGAITLIPGFVAFPTAAMLLQSGAGYMQIGAFVSALMMVGVVTMPVEMKYFGKKLTVLRNVLAFIFSFLVAAIIGLVVGGI; translated from the coding sequence TTGGATACGTATATCTTGTATGGTGTGACCATATTGCTTTTGGCACTTTCTTTTCTCAAAGATAAAAAGAAAACAAAGAGGTCACTCAAAAAGGCTTGGAAAGCATTTGAAAATATCCTGCCCGAGTTTTTAGTTGTCATATTGTTTGTCGGGGTATTGCTTGCGGTGTTAAATACCGAAGTGATTTCCAAAATTATTGGCGCCGGTTCCGGCTGGCTTGGGGTTGTCCTTGCCGCTGTCATTGGTGCAATTACACTGATACCGGGGTTTGTTGCATTCCCTACTGCTGCCATGCTTTTGCAAAGCGGGGCCGGTTATATGCAGATCGGTGCATTCGTTTCCGCACTGATGATGGTTGGTGTCGTAACGATGCCGGTCGAGATGAAATATTTCGGTAAAAAACTGACCGTTTTAAGAAATGTACTTGCATTTATCTTTTCCTTTTTGGTGGCAGCGATTATTGGACTGGTGGTGGGTGGCATATGA